The following DNA comes from Phytohabitans rumicis.
ATCTCCGCCAGCACGTTCTCGCGCAGCCGAGGTGGCGGCACCGACCAGGTGCCGTCGGCGAGGCGGGCGGCGGTCTCCTGCAGCTCGGCGACCTCCTGCGCGCAGGACTCGCACTCGGCGAGGTGGCGGGCGAAGGCCGCCCGCTCGATGTCGGTCAGGGCGTGCAGCGCGTACGCCCCGGCCAGCGCGTGCACATCGGTCATGCCGCGCCTCCTGATTCACTCATGCCGGCACCTCCACGCCGAGACAGTCACGGAGGCGGATGAGCCCGTCCCGCATGCGGGTCTTGATGGTCGGCAGCGCGGTGCCCAGCATCTCGGCCACTTCCCGATAGGTGTAGCCCCCGTAGTAGGCCAGCGTGATCGCCTCGCGCTGCAGCCCGGTCAGGGTCTGGATGCAGCGGCGCACCTGCTGCTGCTCCAGGTGGGCGGTGGCCGCCTCGTCCACCTCGTCGTACGGCGTCTGTCCCGAGCTCGCGGCGAGCTTGCGTACCCGCTCGGCGCCGGCCTGCTCGGACCGCACCCGGTCGACGGCCCGGCGGTGCGCGATCGTGAAGATCCACGCCGTCGCCGACCCACGAGCCGAGTCGAAGCGGCCGGCCGTCCGCCACACCTCGACCAGGACCTCCTGCGCCACCTCCTCGGCCTGGGCCGGGTCGCGCAGGACGCGCCGGGCCAGCCCGAACACCCGGGGCGCGACGAGGTCGTAGAGCCGGGTGAACGCGGCCTCGTCGCCACGCGCGACCGCGCGCAGCAGCTCGTCGGCCTCCGCCGACGGGTCCGGCGGCGGCGAGGGTACGGCCGACAGGTGCTCGGTCATGTATGCCAGCCTCTCAAGCACATAGGTACTTCGGAGCCCCCACTCGGCCGGATTGGTCAATCGATTGTTACCGACCCGTTTCCGGCCCTCCGGAGGGTGGACGCGACCGGGAGACTCGCGGAGACTATGCCGGAACTCCCCGCGTACGTCACCTCAACCCCCCGTCGCCCGAAGCAAGGGACCGCGTATGGCCGAACCGATCCTGGTGGTCGATGTCGGCACGTCGGGCACCCGTGTGGCGCTGGTCGTCGGCGACCAGTCCGGGCTCCTGCGCGAGCCCGGCAGCGGGGCCCTGATCTGGCCTTCCTCTCTCTGTGTAGACGACGCCGGCTACCTCGTCGGCACCGCCGCCGAGCGGCGCAAGCGGGCCATCCCGCGCCGGTACATCGACGGTCCGCGGCGGGCGGTCGACGCGCAGGCGTCCATGTGGCTGGAGGGGCGGGAGATCACCGGCGGCGAGGCGCTCGCCGCATATCTCCAGGCCGTCTGCATGGAGGCGAGGCAGCAGTACGGCGCGGAAATCCACCGGGTGACACTCACCACACCCGCGGACTACCTGAACGGCGACCCGCGCCGGGACGTCCTCGTCGCGGCGGGCGAGGCGGTCGGCTTCGCCGACGTGGAGCTGCTGTCCAGCTCGGTCGCGGCCGCGCTCGACCCGGAGACCGGCGGTGGCCTGCCGGCCGGCGCCCTGGTCCTGGTCTGCGACCTCGGCGCCACCTGGACCGTGGCCCTGGTGCAGGTGCGCGGCAACCACACCGCCCAGCTCGTCCAGCAAACCACCACGGCCGGCCGCGACCTCGACGCGCTGCTCATCAACGACCTGCGCGCCGAGGGCCGGGCCTGGCTGGAGCCGCTGCTCGCCGCGCCGGGCGACGCCGGGTTGCGGGCGTACTACGACGCGATCGACTTCGTACGCCGGCTGAAGCACCAGCTCACCGACGCGGAAGAGGTGGCCGACCACCTCACCCCGATCACCCCGCCGTACCGGCTGACCCGGGAGTGGCTGACCGCGTTCGCCGACCCGGCCGTACGCGGGCTGGTGGCGAGCTGCCACGCCGTCGTGGCCGAGGCCGGTGCGACGCTCGCCGACCTGGCCACCGTGGTGCTCACCGGCGGCTCGGCCCGGCTCCCGATGATCGAGCCGGCGCTGCGCGGCGCGCTCGGTCACCACGTACGCCGCGCCACCGACCCCGAGCTGGCCGTCGCCCGGGGCGCCGCCCGCTGGTCGGTCGGGGCGCTCAGCCGTGCGGTCCCCGCCGAGCGGCCGAGCTGGCGCGTCGAGCCGGTCTCGTGGGACGTCCCGGGTGGCCGAGGCGAGTTGGTGCGCTGGCTGGTCGCGGAGGGCCAGCCGTACCCGGCGGGCGCGGTCGTGGCCCGGGTCCGGGCGCCGGACGAGCGGGTCTTCGACCTGGTCGCGCCGCAGGCCGGCACGCTGCTCGCGCACCGGGCCGCCGCCGGCCAGCCGGTGGGGCCGGTGCTCGTGGCCGCGGCCGCCAAGAGCCCCAAGGCGCTCGCCGAGCACCCGCCGCCGCACCTGCACCGGTTGGAGGTGGCCGGGTCCTGGCTGCTCACACCCGACCGGCTCCGGCTGGTGGAGTGCGACGGCACCGGGCGGTACGTCCGGGTCCGCGGCATCGCCGACGGCGCGCTCACCGCCGAGTTCGTCCCCGAGCAGAGCACCGCGGCGCCGCTGGGCGGCCGGGTCTTCGTCGGCCCCGAGGGGCGGCTCTGCCTGGTGGCGTGGGACGCCGAGGGCTGGTTCTCGGTATGGGAGGTGGAGACGGGCAAGCTGGTGACCCGGTTCCGCGACCCGAGCGGACCAGGCAAGGTGCGGATCAACGAGGCCGAATGGCGGCTGGCCGCGGAGGCCGAGGGAAAGGTGGCGGTGGGCCGCTACCGCCGATCGACGATCACGATCTGGGACCTGCGCACCGGCGGCCGCATCGACAAGATCAGCGACGACGCGTGGACCCGGCGGCATCCCGACTACTCCGGGCGCAGCAAGGCGCAGGGCTTCGGCACGACGATCGCCAGCCCGGACGGCCAGCTGCGCGCCGCGATGCTGGAGTCGTCCGACGGGTCGGCGGTGCTGCTCCTGCACGACATCGCCACCGAGCAGGAGGTCTTCCGCGCCGGGGAACGCCCCAACCTGCGCGCCCTGGCCGGCTTCAGCGCCGACGGCCGGCACCTGCTGGCCACCTGGGAGTCCGAGGATCGGAGCCTGGTGGATGTCTGGCACATCTGAGCCCGTGTTGGTGGTCGACTTCGGCACCACCTCGTCGTCCGCCGCCGTGGTCGTCGGGGCCGCCGAGGGCCGGACCGTGCCCGAGCCCGTCACCGGCGCGGCCACCTGGCCCTCGGCGGTCTTCTGGGACGGCCAGCAGATGCTCGTGGGCACGCTGGCCGAGCGGCGCAAGCGGTCCGAGCCGGAGTCGTTCGCCGCGGAGTTCAAGCGCGGCCTGGCCGCGGACGCATCGGTCGTGCTCGGCAACCGGCGGTTCCGGCCGATCGAGCAGGTCGTCGCCATGCTGGCCGCGCTGCGGGTGGAAGGCGAGCGGCTGCACGGCGGCCCCATCGCCCGCGCGGTGGTCACCGTGCCGGCCAGCTACGGCTCGCACGATCCGCGGCGGGCCCGCATGATCGCGGCGGCCGAGGCCGCCGGCTTCGACACCGTCGAGCTGCTGCCCGAACCGGTCGCCGCCGCGTTCGCGCCGATCGTCGGTGCGCCCTTCGAGCCCGGCGATCTCGTGCTGGTGTACGACCTGGGCGGCGGCACGTTCGACACGGCGCTCGTGCGGATCGGGGAACGGTGGCACGAGGTGCTCGGCCACGCCGCGCTCGACGACTGCGGTGGCCGGGACATCGACGCGCTGCTGGCCGGCCGGATCCACATCGACGGCCAGGAGTGGCTCGCGCCCCTGCTCTCGTCGGCCGCCGCCACGCCCACCGCGCCGGCCACGCTGCGGCTCGGCATGGCGGTGACCGACTTCGCCCAGCGGCTCAAGCACCAGCTCAGCGACGCCCCGGCCGTCGAGGACTTCTTCCTGCCCAACGCGCCGCCGTACCGGCTGTCCCGGACCGACCTGGGGACGCTGGCCGCGCCGCTGCTCGGCCGGACCCTGGCGTGCTGCACCGACCTGGTGACCCGGCTGGGCGTACCGCCGTCGGAGGTCACCGCCGTGCTCGCGGTCGGCGGGGGCGCCCGCATGCCGGCCGTGACCGAGCTCCTGCAACGGGCGCTCCGGCTGCCCCTGCGTACGGTCGAGGACCCCGCGCTGGCCACCGTACGCGGCGCGGCCCGCTGGCTGCCCAGCAGCGGTCCACGCCGGGTCTCCGCGCAGACGTCACCGGAGCCCACGCTGCCGCTGGCGTTTCCCATCCCGGGCGGCAGCGCGCGACTCCTGCGCTGGCTGGTCGTACCCGGTCAGGCGTACCTGGCGGGCGTGCCCCTGGCCCGGGTACGCCTCCCGAGCGGCGCCCTGTGGGACCTGACGGCGACCGCCCCCGGCACCCTGGACCGCCTCCTGATACCGCCCGGCGCCGAGGTCGCACCCGGCACCTGGGTAGCCCTAGCCCGCCCCTAGCCCCTCCCCGCGCCTCGCCAGACATCAACGTGAAGGATCCGAGTCGCCCCAGCGACCCACATCCTTCACGCTCACGCAGGAGCGAACGGGTCTTGGCGCTGTATCGGTCGGCATCGCGCAGAGACTCGGCGACTGTGTCGACCAATTGCCCGCCCAGGGGCAACCATTCGCCACGATCACGGCGCCGGCCCGTTCCCTGACCGCTCGGACAGTGGCCCCGCGCGGAGCGCCGTCGCTCACTCCGCGCGGGTGCCCACGTGCACCGTGCGGGCGTCCAGCCAGTAGAGGTCTTCGCGGCGGCCGAGCCACGCCTCGTCGTCGGGGTCGAGGAGGCGGGCCCAGGCCGCCAGATCCGCCTCCGCCAGCAGACCGGCCGGGCGGAGCCGGTCCACCCGGTGCGCCAGACGATCCAGTAACCGGGCCAGCGACGCCTCCGAGAGCGGCACCGGGCGCTCCATCAACGTCGTACGCGAAGTGACCGCACTCAGGCCGGCACGGCGCAGGGCCTCGGTCCAGCCGTACGGCATCGGCACCGAGCCGGGCAGCCCGGCGCGCATGCCCGCGAACCACCGGTCCTGGGCGGCGTCGAGGCGGATCTCCAGGCCGGGCTCGCCGACACCCACGTCCCAGGGCAGGTGCCGGGGCGGCAGCCCGCCCTCGGCCAACGCCAGTCGCCCGCCCTGGGCGAGCAGGGTGGCCAGTGTGGCGACCGCGGCCTGCTGGTCGCCGGCGTGGTGGACGGACGCGGACGCCCACACCA
Coding sequences within:
- a CDS encoding sigma-70 family RNA polymerase sigma factor produces the protein MTEHLSAVPSPPPDPSAEADELLRAVARGDEAAFTRLYDLVAPRVFGLARRVLRDPAQAEEVAQEVLVEVWRTAGRFDSARGSATAWIFTIAHRRAVDRVRSEQAGAERVRKLAASSGQTPYDEVDEAATAHLEQQQVRRCIQTLTGLQREAITLAYYGGYTYREVAEMLGTALPTIKTRMRDGLIRLRDCLGVEVPA
- a CDS encoding methyltransferase, which codes for MTSEDPYAVVWAEHTGHLGAVAGEEAGWYATVATELVRPGDRLAVDVGCGGAGMTVALAAALGPDGRAVGVDMEPAILAAAKERAPRLDFLQADLDGDLADLRAALGAPADVVWASASVHHAGDQQAAVATLATLLAQGGRLALAEGGLPPRHLPWDVGVGEPGLEIRLDAAQDRWFAGMRAGLPGSVPMPYGWTEALRRAGLSAVTSRTTLMERPVPLSEASLARLLDRLAHRVDRLRPAGLLAEADLAAWARLLDPDDEAWLGRREDLYWLDARTVHVGTRAE
- a CDS encoding Hsp70 family protein: MAEPILVVDVGTSGTRVALVVGDQSGLLREPGSGALIWPSSLCVDDAGYLVGTAAERRKRAIPRRYIDGPRRAVDAQASMWLEGREITGGEALAAYLQAVCMEARQQYGAEIHRVTLTTPADYLNGDPRRDVLVAAGEAVGFADVELLSSSVAAALDPETGGGLPAGALVLVCDLGATWTVALVQVRGNHTAQLVQQTTTAGRDLDALLINDLRAEGRAWLEPLLAAPGDAGLRAYYDAIDFVRRLKHQLTDAEEVADHLTPITPPYRLTREWLTAFADPAVRGLVASCHAVVAEAGATLADLATVVLTGGSARLPMIEPALRGALGHHVRRATDPELAVARGAARWSVGALSRAVPAERPSWRVEPVSWDVPGGRGELVRWLVAEGQPYPAGAVVARVRAPDERVFDLVAPQAGTLLAHRAAAGQPVGPVLVAAAAKSPKALAEHPPPHLHRLEVAGSWLLTPDRLRLVECDGTGRYVRVRGIADGALTAEFVPEQSTAAPLGGRVFVGPEGRLCLVAWDAEGWFSVWEVETGKLVTRFRDPSGPGKVRINEAEWRLAAEAEGKVAVGRYRRSTITIWDLRTGGRIDKISDDAWTRRHPDYSGRSKAQGFGTTIASPDGQLRAAMLESSDGSAVLLLHDIATEQEVFRAGERPNLRALAGFSADGRHLLATWESEDRSLVDVWHI
- a CDS encoding Hsp70 family protein, producing the protein MSGTSEPVLVVDFGTTSSSAAVVVGAAEGRTVPEPVTGAATWPSAVFWDGQQMLVGTLAERRKRSEPESFAAEFKRGLAADASVVLGNRRFRPIEQVVAMLAALRVEGERLHGGPIARAVVTVPASYGSHDPRRARMIAAAEAAGFDTVELLPEPVAAAFAPIVGAPFEPGDLVLVYDLGGGTFDTALVRIGERWHEVLGHAALDDCGGRDIDALLAGRIHIDGQEWLAPLLSSAAATPTAPATLRLGMAVTDFAQRLKHQLSDAPAVEDFFLPNAPPYRLSRTDLGTLAAPLLGRTLACCTDLVTRLGVPPSEVTAVLAVGGGARMPAVTELLQRALRLPLRTVEDPALATVRGAARWLPSSGPRRVSAQTSPEPTLPLAFPIPGGSARLLRWLVVPGQAYLAGVPLARVRLPSGALWDLTATAPGTLDRLLIPPGAEVAPGTWVALARP